TCGGGTTCGCCATGAACCGCTGCGGGACCTGGTTGATCGCGATCCGCTCCACGACGACACCCACCTTCTTCCACCGGAGAATGTCCTCCTGGAGCTTCGCCAGGGCGGGATCGGGCGCCGGCCCGCACACCCCGGTGGGACAGCACATCGGCGGCTCGTAGATTTC
The genomic region above belongs to bacterium and contains:
- the arsD gene encoding arsenite efflux transporter metallochaperone ArsD is translated as MRKLEIYEPPMCCPTGVCGPAPDPALAKLQEDILRWKKVGVVVERIAINQVPQRFMANPTVVELLTREGQEVLPVALLDGKVVCKGKYPTYDQITREGM